A stretch of Paenibacillus sp. URB8-2 DNA encodes these proteins:
- a CDS encoding SAR2788 family putative toxin: protein MIAQLNLFFAGYIGKMKLDKSTKKITLQTNEKSEVTNENKRTYNVVINDVKENGDIDAVFTDIETNESYKIEQDKLEASFVWLIPIGVVIGEWLISQLLAAGTAIVIAGVTYVVATEIAQSLRNKQYDHYEAKLMSGKVWIGNAIPLVDAAARLVNPMFTTANQNVWSKSAALAALVAQTAGGGRTPAGPELSCNQVHGFTYIVHYHTWNRVGGHSFF, encoded by the coding sequence ATGATCGCTCAACTCAATTTATTTTTCGCCGGGTATATAGGTAAAATGAAGTTGGATAAATCAACAAAAAAGATTACACTACAAACGAATGAAAAATCAGAAGTGACAAATGAAAATAAAAGAACTTATAATGTTGTAATAAATGATGTTAAAGAAAATGGAGATATCGACGCTGTATTCACTGATATTGAAACAAATGAAAGTTACAAAATTGAGCAAGATAAATTGGAGGCGTCATTTGTTTGGTTGATACCAATCGGTGTCGTAATTGGTGAATGGCTCATTTCTCAATTACTTGCTGCTGGTACAGCTATAGTTATTGCGGGAGTAACCTATGTTGTTGCTACTGAAATAGCTCAAAGTTTAAGAAATAAACAATATGACCACTACGAAGCTAAGTTGATGTCAGGTAAGGTTTGGATTGGCAACGCGATTCCTTTAGTCGATGCTGCTGCTAGACTTGTTAATCCAATGTTTACTACAGCTAATCAGAATGTATGGTCTAAATCAGCCGCTTTAGCAGCACTTGTAGCACAAACTGCTGGTGGAGGTAGAACACCTGCGGGCCCAGAATTATCTTGTAATCAAGTTCATGGATTTACTTACATTGTTCACTATCATACATGGAATAGAGTTGGCGGACATTCATTTTTTTGA
- a CDS encoding S8 family serine peptidase — protein MYFITKAHKVIILVLIIIISIIVLVFQIDFSNKKTTTYEVITRENLNRIDLKTKQEIPWGVISLNIKPDIKSDINQLNRKIVKVAILDSGIDKNHEDLKQSKIIEFNAEGPNKPVFDILGHGTAIAGIIASNDNDFGIVGVSPDVELYSVKILDDSGKGDINDFVKGIEWCIENNVDIINLSFGIKRENQHLESVIEKAINEGIIIVAAAGNNYGISVDYPAAYEDVFSITAIDSSSHSLNSSAVGKIDFSAPGKDILTLSPNNQYAVYDGTSFASAYVTGLIAKLLKRSEYPKDLNLISLIRKDLIAISKDLGSKGYDEVYGYGSLSF, from the coding sequence GTGTATTTTATAACAAAAGCACATAAAGTAATAATCTTAGTATTAATTATTATTATTTCAATTATTGTTTTAGTTTTCCAAATTGATTTTAGTAACAAAAAAACAACAACATATGAAGTAATTACTCGGGAAAATTTGAATCGCATTGATTTAAAAACAAAACAAGAAATTCCTTGGGGTGTGATTAGTCTAAATATAAAACCTGATATAAAATCAGATATAAATCAATTAAATCGAAAGATTGTAAAAGTCGCAATTCTTGATAGTGGAATTGATAAAAATCATGAAGATTTAAAACAAAGTAAAATAATCGAATTTAATGCTGAGGGACCTAATAAACCAGTATTCGATATTCTTGGTCATGGTACTGCAATAGCAGGAATTATTGCTTCAAATGATAATGATTTTGGAATCGTAGGTGTTTCGCCTGATGTAGAATTATATTCGGTGAAAATATTGGATGATTCAGGTAAAGGAGATATTAATGATTTTGTAAAAGGAATCGAATGGTGCATAGAAAATAATGTCGATATTATCAACTTAAGTTTTGGAATTAAAAGAGAAAATCAACATTTAGAATCAGTAATTGAAAAAGCAATTAATGAAGGGATTATCATTGTAGCTGCTGCTGGGAATAACTATGGTATATCTGTTGACTATCCTGCGGCCTATGAAGATGTCTTTTCTATAACTGCAATTGATAGTTCAAGCCATTCTCTAAATTCATCAGCAGTTGGGAAAATCGATTTTAGCGCACCTGGAAAAGATATACTCACTTTATCACCTAACAATCAATATGCTGTATATGATGGCACTTCATTTGCTTCTGCTTATGTAACTGGGCTGATTGCTAAATTACTTAAGAGAAGTGAATATCCAAAAGATTTAAATCTCATAAGTTTAATAAGAAAAGATTTAATTGCTATATCAAAAGATTTAGGTAGCAAAGGTTATGATGAAGTATATGGATATGGTTCATTATCATTTTAA
- a CDS encoding tyrosine-type recombinase/integrase, with protein sequence MTDFEFQIDNFMLYCTSRNLAKKTLASYEQSLKLLAAYLQNQFVITEVLKVQSGHIRNYIKYIQERGKYSVVTNEASINKNFPHNRSDYNKQVSTVTVANYVRNIKVFFNWLYDTEREITKNPCEKIENPKVQRKIKKMLAPEDIKRVLNQFDTSKFHDYRNSVITLTLLDTGMRIGECLALMPEHIDFKHKSILITNPKNKQQRFVYFSPKLGLELRSWLKYHDRYSNSPYVFPTTRGTQLDIRNFEKALREAGKRVNIDIHPHQLRNNSAKYYILNGGDWFTLSKILGHSSVEVTQKAYLDFTDEEVGRKYQKHSPLSNLDI encoded by the coding sequence ATGACCGATTTTGAGTTTCAGATTGATAACTTCATGCTTTACTGTACTTCCCGCAATTTGGCAAAAAAGACTTTAGCCAGCTATGAGCAGAGTTTAAAATTATTGGCAGCATATTTACAAAATCAGTTTGTAATCACCGAGGTACTAAAGGTTCAATCGGGACACATTCGAAATTATATCAAGTACATTCAGGAGCGTGGAAAGTATTCGGTTGTCACCAATGAGGCTTCGATCAATAAAAACTTCCCTCATAACCGCTCTGATTACAACAAGCAAGTATCGACGGTAACAGTGGCTAACTATGTACGAAATATAAAGGTTTTCTTTAATTGGCTTTATGATACAGAACGTGAAATCACAAAGAATCCATGTGAGAAAATTGAGAATCCCAAGGTACAGCGTAAAATTAAAAAGATGCTTGCCCCAGAGGATATCAAGCGTGTGCTTAATCAATTTGATACCTCAAAATTTCACGATTACAGGAACTCGGTCATTACATTAACCTTGTTAGACACAGGCATGCGTATTGGAGAATGCTTGGCGCTTATGCCTGAGCACATTGACTTTAAGCATAAATCTATCCTTATAACGAATCCGAAGAACAAGCAGCAACGATTCGTGTATTTTAGCCCAAAGCTTGGACTAGAGCTGAGAAGTTGGCTTAAGTATCATGATCGCTACTCTAATAGCCCTTATGTATTCCCAACGACACGGGGAACACAATTAGACATTAGAAATTTTGAGAAGGCGTTACGTGAAGCGGGGAAAAGGGTCAATATAGATATTCATCCTCATCAACTGCGTAACAACTCAGCCAAATACTATATCCTCAATGGCGGCGACTGGTTCACCTTATCTAAAATCTTGGGGCATTCCTCGGTCGAGGTCACACAAAAGGCATACCTCGATTTCACTGACGAAGAAGTGGGACGGAAATATCAAAAGCACAGTCCACTGAGCAACTTAGACATATGA
- the spo0A gene encoding sporulation transcription factor Spo0A gives MQNIEVLLADDNREFTNLLAEYISEQEDMTVTGIAYNGEEVVQMLSQARKIPDVLILDIIMPHLDGLGVLERLREMDLNPQPKIIMLTAFGQENITQRAVQLGASYYILKPFDMEVLTNRVRQLVGTQNGSVMTSSSSSGSPIFSSVKSNVVPLSKGKNLDANITSIIHEIGVPAHIKGYQYLREAITMVYNNIEILGAITKTLYPAIAEKFKTTPSRVERAIRHAIEVAWTRGNIDSISHLFGYTINISKSKPTNSEFIAMVADKLRIEHKVS, from the coding sequence GTGCAGAATATTGAAGTGTTGTTGGCCGATGATAATCGGGAATTTACCAATTTGCTCGCTGAATATATTTCGGAGCAGGAAGATATGACAGTGACTGGAATCGCATATAATGGTGAAGAAGTGGTTCAAATGCTGAGCCAGGCGCGCAAAATTCCCGATGTTCTTATCCTTGATATTATCATGCCGCATCTTGACGGATTAGGCGTGCTTGAACGTCTGCGGGAAATGGATTTGAATCCCCAACCTAAAATCATTATGCTGACAGCCTTCGGCCAGGAGAATATCACTCAAAGGGCAGTGCAGCTCGGAGCGTCGTATTATATCTTGAAGCCTTTCGATATGGAAGTGCTAACAAACCGGGTGAGACAGCTAGTGGGAACCCAGAACGGCAGCGTCATGACCTCTTCTTCATCTTCCGGTTCTCCGATCTTCTCGTCGGTCAAATCCAATGTTGTACCGCTGTCCAAAGGTAAAAATTTGGATGCCAATATCACCTCGATCATACATGAAATCGGCGTACCTGCGCATATTAAGGGATATCAGTACTTGCGCGAGGCAATCACGATGGTGTACAACAACATTGAAATTCTCGGCGCCATTACGAAAACGCTCTATCCGGCCATTGCCGAAAAATTCAAGACAACGCCTTCACGCGTAGAACGGGCTATCCGCCACGCCATCGAGGTCGCCTGGACGCGCGGGAACATCGACTCCATCAGCCACCTGTTCGGCTACACCATTAACATCTCCAAATCCAAACCGACCAATAGCGAGTTCATCGCGATGGTTGCCGACAAGCTGCGGATCGAGCATAAGGTGTCGTGA
- the spoIVB gene encoding SpoIVB peptidase translates to MKPNLRKLMPGLLFAFFLSVSGFSVPVSGYVSPAERSQAGAETGAVRAIKVYPGGQTIGVKVKSAGVLVVGHHFVEVSQQTKLSPGETSGLLPGDLMVSIDGIKLDEVTKVADLVKRAGDSGGELTIRYIREGKERTAKLKPAYDRNDKVWRLGLYIRDSAAGVGTLTFYAPNQGVYGALGHVITDMNTGTPIVVGSGHIVESSVTSISKSQDGDPGEKRAHFLKESQVLGNVESNTDFGIFGKMGRNPDHSLYREPIPVAMSSEVKEGPAQILTVLEGQRVERFNVEIIHVARQQEPATKGMVLRITDPRLIDKTGGIVQGMSGSPIVQNGKLVGAVTHVFVNDPRSGYGCFIEWMLKDSGVVQQYRFHSNLKAV, encoded by the coding sequence TTGAAGCCTAACCTCAGGAAGTTAATGCCAGGTCTTTTATTTGCTTTCTTTCTTAGTGTGTCAGGGTTTAGCGTACCGGTTTCCGGCTATGTATCGCCTGCTGAACGGAGCCAAGCAGGAGCTGAGACGGGAGCTGTGCGGGCAATCAAAGTGTATCCAGGTGGGCAGACGATTGGCGTCAAGGTCAAGTCGGCAGGAGTATTGGTTGTGGGACATCATTTTGTTGAGGTGTCTCAGCAGACCAAATTGTCGCCGGGCGAAACCAGCGGACTGCTGCCCGGGGATCTTATGGTATCGATTGACGGGATCAAGCTGGATGAGGTAACCAAGGTGGCGGATCTTGTGAAGCGGGCAGGGGATTCCGGCGGTGAACTCACCATCCGGTATATACGCGAGGGCAAGGAACGGACGGCCAAGCTTAAACCGGCTTACGACCGGAACGACAAAGTATGGCGGCTAGGGCTTTACATCAGGGATTCTGCCGCAGGGGTAGGAACATTGACCTTCTACGCACCGAATCAGGGCGTTTATGGAGCGCTCGGACATGTCATTACCGATATGAATACCGGAACTCCGATTGTTGTCGGCAGCGGACATATTGTGGAATCAAGCGTAACTTCCATATCCAAAAGTCAAGACGGCGATCCGGGCGAGAAGCGGGCTCACTTTCTGAAAGAGAGCCAGGTGCTCGGAAATGTTGAAAGCAACACAGACTTCGGCATTTTCGGCAAAATGGGGCGAAATCCGGATCACAGCCTGTATCGCGAACCGATTCCGGTAGCCATGAGCAGTGAGGTAAAGGAAGGCCCAGCTCAAATTCTTACCGTACTTGAAGGTCAGAGAGTTGAACGGTTCAATGTTGAGATCATCCATGTGGCCCGCCAGCAGGAGCCGGCTACAAAGGGAATGGTGTTGAGGATTACCGATCCGAGGCTGATTGATAAGACCGGGGGCATTGTTCAGGGAATGAGCGGCAGTCCCATTGTTCAGAACGGCAAGCTGGTCGGAGCGGTAACACATGTTTTCGTCAATGATCCCAGATCCGGTTACGGCTGTTTCATCGAATGGATGCTTAAAGATTCCGGTGTTGTACAACAGTATAGGTTTCACTCTAATCTTAAGGCGGTTTAG
- the recN gene encoding DNA repair protein RecN, protein MLETLSIRNLAVVESVDVYFYPGFHVLTGETGAGKSIIIDALGLIAGGRGSADSIRYGCEKAEMEALFSLRSGHSVWDTLEKLGIRAQKEEHLIIRRELNTQGKSTSRVNGQMVNLTMLREIGEQLVNIHGQHEHQNLLRPERHLGLLDTYGESVIGPLKADYQEKYSKFAQVEKELRELQDSSQRSYQMLDLYRFQLEEISSAALKCGEDELLSEERVKLSHSEKMMDSVSGAYEVLNGRQGLEAISNAISTLEDVFRYDEKSLRPVLEQLQSSFYQLEDASFQLRDYREDIEFNPARLEEVENRLDLISGLRRKYGDSVEQILEYYEQISRETDLLENKDEHLEKLTVKRNALLEELMTSAKKLSEARRKCAADLASQVEGELKDLQMERTSLEVKLDTLEDPKGIEVDGRRIRLTRQGIDSAEFMISPNPGEPLRPLSKIASGGELSRIMLAMKSIFARHEDIPVLIFDEVDTGVSGRAAQSIADKLYRLSSMCQVFSITHLPQVACMADHQYLIRKKVQDGRTMTEVEPLSEEGRVKELARMLGGVEITEKTLHHAQEMLNLADASKAAGTPSG, encoded by the coding sequence GTGCTGGAAACATTATCTATTCGCAACCTGGCGGTTGTCGAATCGGTAGATGTATATTTTTATCCGGGCTTTCATGTGTTGACGGGCGAGACGGGAGCGGGCAAGTCGATCATTATCGATGCGCTCGGACTGATCGCCGGCGGCCGGGGCTCGGCCGATTCCATTCGCTACGGCTGCGAGAAGGCGGAAATGGAGGCCCTGTTCAGCTTGCGAAGCGGGCATTCGGTTTGGGACACGCTGGAGAAGCTCGGAATCAGGGCGCAGAAAGAGGAGCATCTGATTATCCGTAGAGAGCTTAATACCCAGGGGAAAAGCACGTCCCGTGTTAACGGCCAAATGGTGAATCTGACGATGCTGCGTGAAATCGGCGAGCAGCTTGTCAATATTCACGGCCAGCATGAGCATCAGAATCTGCTGAGGCCGGAGCGTCATTTGGGACTATTGGATACGTACGGTGAATCCGTGATCGGACCGCTGAAGGCGGACTATCAGGAGAAATATTCAAAGTTTGCCCAGGTGGAGAAAGAGCTGCGCGAGCTGCAGGATTCAAGTCAAAGAAGCTATCAAATGCTTGATTTGTACCGGTTCCAGCTGGAGGAGATCTCTTCCGCTGCGTTAAAATGTGGAGAAGATGAATTACTTTCCGAAGAAAGGGTCAAACTATCCCACAGCGAGAAAATGATGGATTCCGTTTCCGGCGCTTATGAGGTGCTGAATGGTCGCCAGGGACTTGAAGCAATCAGCAATGCCATCTCTACGCTTGAGGACGTTTTTCGTTATGATGAGAAAAGTCTGCGGCCCGTACTGGAGCAGCTTCAGTCGTCTTTTTATCAGCTGGAGGATGCCTCATTTCAGTTGCGCGATTACCGTGAGGATATTGAGTTCAACCCGGCGAGGCTGGAGGAAGTGGAGAACCGTCTCGATCTCATCTCCGGTCTGCGGCGCAAATACGGCGACAGCGTGGAGCAAATTCTGGAGTATTACGAACAAATTTCACGGGAAACCGATCTGCTTGAGAACAAGGACGAGCATTTGGAAAAGCTGACTGTTAAACGAAATGCCCTGCTTGAAGAACTGATGACCTCAGCGAAGAAGCTTAGCGAAGCGCGGCGCAAGTGCGCGGCGGATTTGGCGTCACAGGTGGAAGGCGAACTGAAGGACCTGCAAATGGAACGGACCTCCCTTGAGGTCAAGCTGGATACACTTGAAGATCCGAAAGGAATTGAGGTCGACGGCCGGCGCATCCGCCTGACCCGCCAGGGTATCGACAGCGCAGAATTCATGATTTCTCCTAACCCCGGAGAGCCGCTGCGCCCCTTGAGCAAAATTGCTTCGGGCGGTGAGCTTTCGCGCATCATGCTGGCGATGAAGAGCATTTTTGCAAGGCATGAAGACATTCCCGTGCTGATCTTCGACGAAGTGGATACGGGAGTGAGCGGACGGGCAGCCCAATCCATCGCAGATAAGCTGTACCGGTTGTCTTCGATGTGCCAGGTTTTCTCCATTACTCACCTGCCGCAGGTGGCCTGCATGGCGGACCATCAGTACCTCATCCGCAAAAAAGTACAGGACGGCCGAACGATGACCGAGGTGGAGCCGCTGTCCGAAGAAGGCAGGGTGAAGGAACTGGCAAGAATGCTGGGCGGTGTGGAAATTACAGAAAAGACGCTGCATCACGCGCAGGAAATGCTCAATTTGGCGGACGCCAGCAAGGCCGCAGGAACGCCAAGCGGTTAA